A genomic segment from Agrobacterium vitis encodes:
- a CDS encoding polysaccharide deacetylase family protein: MNGTLFKHGLIAGGLVAAGIVRRFGAWKEARGLGAIFTLHQVRPYLPLVPDPNRHLEITPQFLDTALRALWRENYEFIRLEDVPARLARGPGQRPFAAFTLDDAYYSSRDFALPIFERFDAPFTVFVCQGLSERSHGLWWETLAALTRKAERLKWDFDGRTRILSTDTPLRKAAAFRQIASQISGLDEADMIDRLNRMAAEVGIDSRDIVAKAILPSEALADFAAHPLVSLGAHSVSHRGLTGLDDETVRQELNRSADYLETLTGTRPVSFAYPYGDGRSVDSRTIDLVREAGFRLAVTTRPATLFASDGQRLHALPRISLNGHFQTPATVRTLASGIPFRLMSRKPAA; this comes from the coding sequence ATGAATGGTACTCTCTTCAAGCATGGGCTGATCGCGGGTGGACTGGTCGCGGCTGGGATTGTGCGCAGGTTCGGTGCATGGAAGGAAGCGCGCGGGCTCGGCGCGATCTTCACCCTGCATCAAGTGCGCCCCTATCTTCCTCTGGTGCCAGATCCCAACCGGCACCTGGAAATTACCCCGCAGTTCCTGGATACCGCCCTTCGCGCCCTGTGGCGGGAAAATTACGAATTCATCCGCCTGGAAGATGTGCCCGCACGGCTTGCTAGAGGGCCAGGTCAAAGGCCGTTTGCAGCCTTTACCCTGGATGATGCCTATTACAGCAGTCGTGACTTCGCCCTGCCGATCTTCGAGCGGTTCGATGCGCCCTTCACGGTTTTTGTCTGCCAGGGCCTCAGCGAGCGTAGCCATGGCCTCTGGTGGGAAACCCTTGCGGCCCTGACCCGCAAGGCTGAGCGGCTGAAATGGGACTTCGACGGCAGGACGCGCATTCTCTCCACCGACACACCATTGCGCAAAGCCGCAGCCTTCCGGCAGATCGCCAGCCAGATCTCGGGCTTGGACGAGGCAGACATGATTGACAGGCTGAACCGGATGGCGGCAGAAGTCGGCATAGACAGCCGCGACATCGTTGCCAAAGCCATCCTGCCCTCGGAGGCGCTGGCCGATTTTGCCGCCCATCCGCTGGTCAGCCTGGGCGCCCATTCGGTCAGCCATAGAGGCTTGACCGGGCTTGATGATGAAACGGTGCGGCAGGAATTGAACCGTTCAGCTGATTATCTCGAAACCCTGACCGGAACGCGTCCGGTGAGTTTCGCCTATCCCTATGGCGATGGCCGTAGCGTTGATAGCCGTACCATCGATTTGGTGCGCGAGGCCGGTTTCCGTCTGGCAGTCACCACCCGGCCCGCGACACTGTTTGCGAGCGACGGACAGCGCTTGCACGCCCTGCCGCGCATCTCACTCAATGGTCATTTCCAGACGCCAGCCACGGTCCGGACGCTGGCATCGGGTATTCCTTTTCGCCTGATGTCACGCAAACCGGCGGCGTGA
- the pdxH gene encoding pyridoxamine 5'-phosphate oxidase has translation MSQNELTTGDFTEEHEPFGLFETWLTEAKASEINDPNAVALATVDESGLPNVRMVLLKDFDQAGFVFYTNFESQKGTEILSQKKAAMCFHWKSLRRQVRLRGEVEVVSDAEADAYYQTRPIGSRIGAWASKQSRPLESRFALEKAVAEYTARYALGSIPRPAHWSGFRIKPLTIEFWRDGKFRLHDRIEFRREALDQPWNKVRMYP, from the coding sequence ATGTCGCAAAATGAGTTAACAACCGGTGACTTTACCGAGGAGCATGAGCCTTTTGGCTTGTTCGAAACGTGGCTCACAGAGGCGAAGGCCTCGGAGATCAACGATCCCAACGCTGTCGCATTGGCGACAGTCGATGAAAGCGGCCTGCCAAATGTGCGCATGGTGCTGTTGAAGGATTTCGATCAAGCTGGATTCGTCTTCTATACCAATTTCGAGAGCCAGAAGGGTACGGAGATTCTCTCTCAAAAGAAAGCCGCGATGTGCTTTCATTGGAAATCCTTGCGACGTCAGGTGCGGTTGCGCGGCGAAGTGGAGGTGGTGTCTGACGCCGAGGCCGACGCCTATTACCAGACAAGACCGATCGGCAGCCGGATCGGCGCCTGGGCCTCGAAACAGTCGCGGCCGCTGGAGAGCCGGTTTGCGCTGGAAAAAGCGGTTGCCGAATATACGGCGCGTTACGCCCTGGGCTCTATTCCGCGTCCAGCCCATTGGTCGGGTTTCCGGATCAAGCCATTGACCATCGAATTCTGGCGCGACGGTAAATTCCGGCTGCATGATCGGATCGAGTTTCGCCGCGAGGCGCTGGACCAGCCCTGGAACAAGGTGCGCATGTATCCTTGA
- a CDS encoding RT0821/Lpp0805 family surface protein has product MRDIAKPDRCRKGRWATSAHFMAMAALCLMLGGCVGGVMDFGGDTPKVDRSISTGTIPNEPEKRSDQDTVRNAVSSADLEKLGPSPVPWANTTTGSAGVINSISEDRSNGVICRVFVTSRHAYDGIAKFYGRTCLAGDGQWQLMNFDKQS; this is encoded by the coding sequence TTGAGAGACATAGCAAAGCCGGATCGATGCAGAAAGGGACGCTGGGCCACCAGCGCTCATTTTATGGCCATGGCGGCGCTTTGCCTCATGTTGGGCGGCTGTGTCGGCGGCGTCATGGACTTCGGAGGCGATACGCCAAAGGTCGATCGGTCGATTTCGACAGGCACCATTCCAAACGAACCGGAAAAACGGTCAGACCAGGATACGGTGCGCAATGCGGTTTCTTCCGCCGATCTTGAAAAATTGGGTCCGAGCCCGGTTCCCTGGGCCAATACCACAACGGGAAGCGCTGGGGTGATCAACTCGATTTCCGAGGATCGCAGCAATGGCGTGATCTGCCGGGTCTTCGTCACCAGCCGCCATGCCTATGACGGCATTGCCAAATTCTATGGCCGCACCTGCCTGGCCGGCGATGGCCAATGGCAATTGATGAATTTCGACAAGCAGTCCTGA